Proteins from a genomic interval of Nocardia sp. BMG51109:
- a CDS encoding methylenetetrahydrofolate reductase, which produces MSFDNVRGRSTPGRPSRTPEISGTPSVVEQLMRRSDGSIPFSVEFNPPRDEAAEARLWRAVREFERMHPAFVSMTYGAGGSTRDRTARVTGQLAQETTLLTVAHLTAVEQSVAELRSIVGTYADAGIRNLLALRGDPPGDPLGEWQQHPEGLEYAEELVRMVRGLGDFHVGVASFPQGHHRSPDLDQDTAYLCAKLRAGAEYSITQMFFDVEHYLRLRDRVVACDPTEGAKPIIPELMPVTSLRTVRRAEELSGRPLPPRLMERLERAAGNDPEANRNAVRAVGIEIATEIGQRLIDEGAPCLHFITLNFAKATTEVLTNLGYTMTPAPVSA; this is translated from the coding sequence GTGAGTTTCGACAACGTACGGGGACGTTCGACCCCAGGCCGACCGTCCCGCACGCCAGAAATTTCCGGAACTCCGTCCGTCGTGGAGCAGCTGATGCGGCGCTCCGACGGGAGCATTCCGTTCTCGGTCGAGTTCAATCCGCCACGCGATGAGGCGGCCGAGGCGCGTTTGTGGCGGGCGGTGCGCGAGTTCGAGCGGATGCATCCGGCATTCGTCTCGATGACCTACGGTGCGGGCGGGTCCACCCGCGACCGAACCGCCCGCGTGACCGGGCAACTCGCGCAGGAGACCACGCTGCTGACGGTGGCGCATCTCACCGCCGTCGAGCAGAGCGTCGCCGAACTGCGCTCGATCGTGGGCACCTACGCCGACGCCGGCATCCGCAATCTGCTGGCGCTGCGCGGTGATCCGCCCGGCGATCCGCTGGGCGAATGGCAGCAGCATCCCGAGGGGCTGGAGTACGCCGAGGAACTGGTGCGCATGGTGCGCGGGCTCGGCGACTTCCACGTGGGCGTGGCCTCGTTCCCGCAGGGTCATCACCGTTCCCCGGACCTCGACCAGGACACCGCCTACCTGTGCGCGAAACTGCGTGCGGGCGCGGAGTATTCGATCACCCAGATGTTCTTCGACGTGGAACACTATCTGCGCCTGCGGGATCGGGTGGTGGCCTGCGATCCGACCGAGGGCGCCAAACCGATCATCCCGGAGTTGATGCCGGTCACCTCGCTGCGCACCGTGCGCCGGGCCGAGGAACTGTCCGGCCGGCCGCTGCCGCCGCGGCTGATGGAGCGGCTCGAGCGGGCCGCCGGCAACGACCCGGAGGCCAACCGCAACGCCGTGCGCGCCGTCGGCATCGAGATCGCCACCGAGATCGGTCAGCGGTTGATCGACGAGGGCGCGCCCTGCCTGCACTTCATCACGCTCAACTTCGCCAAGGCCACCACCGAGGTGCTGACCAACCTGGGCTACACCATGACGCCCGCGCCGGTGAGCGCCTGA
- a CDS encoding glycosyltransferase family 2 protein, producing MAAVNRLTVRQLNAAHTTVIEPVTVCVPARDEAAEVPALIADLRAQRGVSRLRVLILDDGSTDGTYAAAAIAAGGDERFTVIAADTGLAPGWTGKSAACARLAEIAAATADSGAVRAGALVFLDADVRLRPDAIAAAVGELRRTGAGLVSAWPRQRAGSVAEVLVQPLLCWSWAATLPVRMADRGLRPSTAVACGQFLVFDAATYHAVGGHAAVASDVTEDLALARALRRAGRHTRLAAAGRVASTRMYRGATDLDTGYTRWLWSAYGSAAGSAAVGVVATLSFWTPPLAALCARGSTRRIGGIGYLCAVASRLLARSLESGGGPRPADVVAALAHPVSIAAYLRLSVRSHRLRRAGSLRWKGRPLPDLAV from the coding sequence ATGGCGGCGGTCAACCGGCTGACGGTACGGCAGCTGAACGCGGCGCATACCACCGTGATCGAGCCGGTGACCGTCTGCGTGCCGGCGCGGGACGAGGCCGCCGAGGTACCCGCGCTGATCGCGGATCTGCGGGCCCAGCGCGGGGTTTCGCGGCTGCGTGTGCTGATCCTCGACGACGGGTCGACGGACGGCACCTACGCGGCCGCGGCGATCGCGGCCGGCGGCGACGAACGGTTCACCGTGATCGCCGCCGATACCGGGCTCGCCCCGGGCTGGACCGGCAAGTCCGCGGCCTGTGCCCGGCTGGCCGAGATCGCCGCGGCGACCGCCGATTCCGGCGCCGTCCGGGCCGGGGCGCTGGTCTTCCTCGATGCCGACGTGCGGCTGCGCCCGGACGCGATCGCCGCGGCGGTCGGCGAATTGCGCAGGACCGGAGCCGGTTTGGTCTCGGCCTGGCCCCGGCAGCGGGCCGGATCCGTCGCCGAGGTCCTGGTACAGCCGCTGCTGTGCTGGTCGTGGGCGGCGACCCTGCCGGTCCGGATGGCCGACCGCGGCCTGCGCCCCTCGACCGCGGTGGCGTGCGGGCAGTTCCTGGTGTTCGACGCCGCGACCTATCACGCCGTGGGCGGACATGCCGCCGTCGCCTCGGACGTCACCGAGGATCTGGCGCTGGCCCGGGCGTTGCGCCGGGCCGGACGGCACACCCGGCTGGCGGCCGCGGGCCGCGTCGCGAGCACCCGGATGTACCGGGGCGCAACCGATCTCGATACCGGGTACACCCGGTGGCTGTGGTCGGCCTACGGGTCGGCCGCCGGCAGCGCGGCCGTCGGCGTGGTCGCGACCCTCAGCTTCTGGACGCCCCCGCTGGCCGCGCTCTGCGCACGCGGCAGCACTCGCCGGATCGGCGGGATCGGCTACCTCTGCGCGGTCGCCTCCCGCCTGCTGGCCCGGTCGCTGGAATCCGGCGGCGGCCCGCGCCCCGCGGATGTCGTTGCGGCCCTGGCACATCCCGTCTCGATCGCCGCCTACCTGCGGCTGTCGGTGCGTTCCCATCGGCTGCGCCGGGCGGGCTCGTTACGCTGGAAGGGCCGCCCGCTGCCCGATCTCGCGGTGTAG
- a CDS encoding DUF3153 domain-containing protein has product MPMLAGCLRVQVSMGVSSNDRVSGRIVAAAVPANANDKGPQLTVPESLAGKVRVEPYTQDGYSGSEVYFDDLNFGEVQQLSQLSDETQGMFNLQFTRTGDLVTLNGRADLRNVPPQGTDVQFSVAFPARVATTNGTREGDSVVSWKLPTGDVSTVHAEVKYADPNTRSFAGWAGIVGGITLAVAAIVAVLAYLSRNPTPPWSPRS; this is encoded by the coding sequence ATGCCGATGCTGGCGGGCTGCCTGCGGGTTCAGGTGTCGATGGGCGTGTCGTCGAACGACCGGGTGTCGGGGCGCATCGTCGCCGCCGCCGTACCGGCCAACGCCAACGACAAGGGCCCGCAACTCACCGTGCCCGAATCGCTGGCCGGCAAGGTCCGGGTGGAGCCGTACACCCAGGACGGATACTCCGGGAGCGAGGTGTATTTCGACGATCTCAACTTCGGTGAGGTGCAGCAGCTGAGCCAGCTGTCCGACGAGACGCAGGGCATGTTCAACCTGCAGTTCACCCGCACCGGCGACCTGGTCACCCTGAACGGCCGGGCGGACCTGCGCAACGTCCCGCCGCAGGGCACGGACGTGCAGTTCAGCGTGGCCTTCCCGGCCCGGGTCGCGACCACCAACGGCACCCGCGAGGGCGACTCGGTGGTGTCCTGGAAGCTGCCCACCGGCGACGTGAGCACCGTGCACGCCGAGGTGAAATACGCCGATCCCAACACTCGCTCGTTCGCCGGGTGGGCCGGCATCGTCGGCGGGATCACCCTCGCCGTCGCCGCCATCGTCGCGGTGCTGGCCTACCTCAGCCGCAACCCCACCCCGCCGTGGTCGCCGCGCTCGTAG
- a CDS encoding carotenoid biosynthesis protein, protein MNAAHRLPAAAAAALVLTQIGYPLTAGAARDRVTVAVVLLSAATAFAHAWCTRGLGVAAGFVLIVSGLGLAAEITGTAHGFPFGCYGYATGRLGPAVAGVPLVVALAWTGGLYPVWVVAGRLCSRARPHLTRAGTRVLLTAVGAVGWDLFLDPQMVADGQWSWCSAAPGLPGLPQIPYTNYLGWFAVATVMAILLGVLDREAARTAGGGWPLGMPPAGRPAGGPTGDGRASDQRPGDGVPIAVFLWTWLGSALAHAAFLGLPASACYGFLGLGVLGIPLLESMFRAPARAPDRSRRDRPPGRGPGTA, encoded by the coding sequence GTGAACGCCGCGCACCGGCTGCCCGCGGCCGCGGCGGCCGCGCTCGTTCTCACCCAGATCGGATATCCGCTGACCGCCGGCGCCGCCCGCGACCGGGTGACCGTGGCGGTCGTATTGCTCTCGGCGGCAACGGCCTTCGCGCATGCGTGGTGCACCCGCGGCCTCGGCGTGGCGGCCGGATTCGTGCTGATCGTGTCGGGTCTCGGCCTGGCCGCCGAAATCACCGGCACCGCACACGGATTCCCGTTCGGCTGCTACGGCTACGCGACCGGGCGGCTCGGTCCGGCGGTGGCCGGTGTGCCGCTGGTGGTCGCGCTGGCCTGGACCGGCGGGCTGTATCCGGTGTGGGTGGTGGCCGGGCGGCTGTGTTCCCGGGCCCGCCCGCACCTCACCCGCGCCGGCACGCGCGTGCTGCTCACCGCCGTCGGCGCGGTCGGCTGGGACCTGTTCCTGGATCCGCAGATGGTCGCCGACGGACAGTGGAGCTGGTGCTCGGCCGCGCCCGGACTGCCCGGCCTACCGCAGATTCCGTACACCAACTACCTCGGCTGGTTCGCGGTCGCCACCGTGATGGCGATCCTGCTCGGCGTGCTGGACCGCGAAGCCGCCCGGACCGCAGGTGGTGGGTGGCCCCTCGGCATGCCTCCTGCCGGACGGCCCGCTGGTGGGCCGACGGGCGACGGACGGGCGAGCGACCAACGGCCGGGCGACGGCGTCCCGATCGCGGTGTTCCTGTGGACGTGGCTGGGATCCGCGCTGGCGCACGCCGCCTTCCTCGGCCTGCCCGCGTCGGCCTGCTACGGCTTCCTCGGACTCGGCGTGCTCGGAATCCCGCTGCTGGAGAGCATGTTCCGGGCTCCCGCCCGCGCGCCGGACCGATCCCGCCGAGATCGGCCGCCCGGCCGGGGGCCGGGCACGGCGTGA
- a CDS encoding NAD(P)/FAD-dependent oxidoreductase yields the protein MTGPPRRRDAVVVVGSGHNALVAACYLARAGHAVQVLERDEVLGGAVSTVPRFPGHLVDRGSSAHIMIRHTGIIEELGLDRFGLRYLDCDPWGFAPAPPIREPSARGERAPIVFHRDVDRTCASIEAACGARDADAYRRFVRVWGPRARRVMRSFSGPPGPGRFVRAFWGLDTRGGGSALSREFLQSGDALLDSWFDDERLKAALAWFGAQSGPPMSEPGTAPMVGFAALLHTLPPGRAVGGSGALTDALVARLRADGGTVTAGDAVTALRRAGDGWQVRTESGRNLSARTVIAGTHILTTLELLRHGGFDRDVLAGWRRRIRVGPGIGMVVRAATDALPSYPGATAGESARGLQLLATDRRQLRRAHAAALAGDLPPRPVVLAMSFSALDPSLAPPGQHQLSLWAQWHPYRLADGSDWSAHAERAGDDIIAEVDSYAPGFAATVRDRFVQTPADLERELGLLGGNVMHVEMSLDQMFFWRPLPELAGQRVPGAPGLYLTGASTHPGGGVSGASGRSAAHAVLRDLRRARLPFLGR from the coding sequence GTGACCGGACCACCCCGTCGGCGCGACGCGGTCGTGGTCGTCGGGTCCGGGCACAACGCGCTGGTCGCCGCCTGCTATCTGGCCCGGGCCGGACATGCCGTGCAGGTGCTCGAGCGCGACGAGGTGCTCGGCGGCGCGGTCTCCACGGTGCCGCGGTTCCCGGGGCATCTGGTCGACCGCGGCTCCTCGGCGCACATCATGATCCGGCACACCGGCATCATCGAGGAGCTCGGGCTCGATCGGTTCGGGCTGCGCTACCTCGACTGCGACCCTTGGGGTTTCGCACCGGCACCGCCCATCCGTGAACCATCGGCGCGGGGCGAGCGGGCGCCGATCGTGTTCCACCGGGACGTCGACCGGACGTGCGCATCGATCGAGGCCGCCTGCGGCGCCCGCGACGCCGACGCCTATCGGCGTTTCGTCCGGGTCTGGGGGCCGCGCGCCCGGCGGGTGATGCGGTCGTTCTCCGGGCCGCCGGGTCCGGGGCGGTTCGTCCGGGCGTTCTGGGGGCTGGACACCCGGGGCGGCGGCAGCGCGCTGTCGCGGGAATTCCTGCAGTCCGGGGACGCGCTGCTGGACAGCTGGTTCGACGACGAGCGGCTGAAGGCGGCGCTGGCGTGGTTCGGCGCGCAGTCCGGGCCGCCGATGTCGGAACCCGGCACCGCGCCGATGGTGGGTTTCGCGGCACTGCTGCATACGCTGCCGCCCGGGCGCGCGGTCGGCGGCAGCGGCGCCCTGACCGACGCGCTGGTGGCCCGGCTGCGCGCGGACGGCGGCACGGTGACGGCCGGCGACGCGGTCACCGCACTGCGCCGGGCCGGCGACGGCTGGCAGGTGCGCACCGAATCGGGCCGGAACCTGTCCGCGCGCACCGTGATCGCGGGCACGCACATCCTGACCACGCTGGAGCTGTTGCGGCACGGCGGATTCGACCGGGACGTGCTCGCGGGCTGGCGGCGGCGCATCCGGGTCGGCCCCGGCATCGGCATGGTGGTGCGCGCGGCGACCGACGCGCTGCCGTCCTATCCGGGCGCCACGGCCGGCGAATCCGCCCGCGGCCTGCAACTGCTGGCCACCGATCGGCGGCAGCTGCGGCGCGCGCACGCCGCCGCGCTGGCCGGCGACCTGCCGCCGCGGCCGGTCGTGCTGGCGATGAGCTTCAGCGCGCTCGACCCCTCGCTCGCGCCGCCCGGACAGCATCAGCTGTCGCTGTGGGCGCAGTGGCACCCGTACCGGCTCGCCGACGGCAGCGACTGGAGCGCGCACGCGGAGCGGGCGGGTGACGACATCATCGCCGAGGTCGACTCGTACGCACCGGGTTTCGCCGCCACCGTGCGGGACCGCTTCGTGCAGACCCCGGCCGATCTGGAACGCGAACTGGGCCTGCTCGGCGGCAACGTGATGCACGTGGAGATGTCGCTGGACCAGATGTTCTTCTGGCGGCCGCTGCCGGAACTGGCCGGACAGCGGGTGCCGGGCGCGCCGGGCCTGTATCTGACCGGGGCGTCGACTCATCCGGGCGGCGGCGTATCGGGAGCGAGCGGGCGCAGCGCCGCCCACGCGGTGCTGCGCGACCTGCGCCGCGCCCGGCTGCCGTTCCTCGGCCGGTGA
- a CDS encoding N-acetyltransferase has product MTALRPHHTPAPVVVDLSVAALRARLHDALAVYVAAMDYPRGTEHHRAPMWSEHTTRPGWQAVGAVIPDDTGRFDLRTAPLVAIAYGYRGAPHQWWHQQVHNGMRRSGWPEQAAQDLLSDYFELTELHVHPSAQGRRIGETLLVRLLRNRPEQATLLSTPEVDHEDNRAWRLYRRQGFTDVIRHFVFSGDTRRFAVLGRGLPLDPA; this is encoded by the coding sequence ATGACAGCGCTCAGACCGCACCACACTCCCGCCCCCGTCGTCGTCGATCTGTCGGTCGCCGCCCTGCGCGCCCGGCTGCACGATGCGCTCGCGGTGTACGTCGCGGCGATGGACTACCCCCGCGGCACCGAACACCACCGCGCACCGATGTGGTCCGAGCACACCACCCGGCCGGGCTGGCAGGCGGTCGGCGCCGTGATCCCCGACGACACCGGGCGATTCGATCTCCGCACCGCGCCCCTGGTGGCGATCGCCTACGGCTACCGCGGCGCGCCACACCAGTGGTGGCATCAACAGGTACACAACGGCATGCGCCGCTCCGGATGGCCCGAGCAGGCGGCGCAGGACCTGCTCTCGGACTACTTCGAACTCACCGAACTGCACGTCCATCCCAGCGCGCAGGGCCGCCGGATCGGCGAGACGCTGCTGGTCCGGTTGCTGCGCAACCGGCCGGAGCAGGCGACCCTGCTGTCCACCCCGGAGGTCGACCACGAGGACAACCGCGCCTGGCGGCTGTACCGGCGGCAGGGATTCACCGACGTGATCCGGCATTTCGTGTTCTCCGGGGATACCCGGCGGTTCGCGGTACTCGGCCGGGGGCTGCCGCTGGACCCGGCGTGA